GGGGCATCCTGTCTTCTGTACATGACATGGCCAAATGGGACGCAGCGCTGTATAGTGATAAACTTTTGCCGTCAAAAGCTAAGTCCTTGATGTGGACCCCCGTTCAGCTTCCTGATGGTACCCCTACAACATTGTCATGGGGAGATAACGTTGACTATGGGATGGGGTGGGAGGTATTATCATACAGAGGACGCCGATTGCAAACACACAGCGGTCAGACGGCCGGCTTTGTTGCGCAGTATATGCGATTTCCGGAGCAACAGATTTCAATCGTGGCATTTATCAACCTGTACGATATGGGAGCCTGGCTGGCAGCGCGTGCAATGGCAGACTTTGTTGTACCTGGGCTTGAGTAACGAGGTCAGCCGGCCTATGAACTAAGTTTCGTATGCGCAAGCTACTTTATTTCATCAACGTGACGGCATGCGTAGAAACGTCGCTATCAGTTTGTAACCGTACGAAGTAGGTGCTGGCTGGCAATTCTGTGGGGGTCCAGACAAAGCGCTGGAGGCCAGTAGCAAGCGGTGTATCTACCAGTATGGAAATACGCCGGCCCAGCAAGTCGAAG
The Bacteroidota bacterium genome window above contains:
- a CDS encoding serine hydrolase → GILSSVHDMAKWDAALYSDKLLPSKAKSLMWTPVQLPDGTPTTLSWGDNVDYGMGWEVLSYRGRRLQTHSGQTAGFVAQYMRFPEQQISIVAFINLYDMGAWLAARAMADFVVPGLE